In Myxococcales bacterium, the sequence AGTTCCCGTCATGAACCCCAGCGATCCCATCTACCTCGACCACAACGCCACGACCCCTCTCTTGCCCGAGGTCGTCGAGGCGATGCTCCCCTATCTGCGCGAACACTTCGGCAACCCCTCGAGCGGCCACGTGTACGGTGCTCGGGCACGCAGCGCCCTGGCGCACGCGAGGGAGCAGGTGGCGGCGTTGCTCGGTTGCGACCCTGACGAGGTGCTCTTCACGTCGGGCGGCACCGAAGCGAACAACCTGGCGATCCGCGGCGTGGGCGAGGCGCTCGAAGCGCGCAGCCACATCGTGACGACCGCGATCGAGCATCCAGCGACTGCGCGCCCGTGCGCGTGGCTCGAGAAGCACGAGCGGAGCGTGACCCGCGTCGGGGTCGATGCCGAAGGACGCGCCAGCGTGAACCAGGCACGGGAGGCCATCGACGGCGACACGGCGCTCGTCACGGTGATGCACTCGAACAACGAGACGGGCGTGCTTCAGCCCGTCCGCGAGCTGGCCGGTCTCGCGCACGGAGCCGGCGCGCTCCTCCACACCGACGCCGCGCAGTCGCTCGGCAAGGTACCCGTGAACGTGCGCGACCTCGACGTCGACCTGCTTTCCGTCGCAGGACACAAGCTCTACGCGCCCAAGGGCGTCGGCGCGCTCTACGTGAAGCGTGGCACGCCGCTCGTGCCCTTCGTCCTCGGCGCGAGTCACGAGCGCGGGCTTCGCCCGGGCACCGAGAACGTCGCCTCCATTGTCGGCCTCGGCGCCGCATGTGCAGCGGTTGGGCGCGACCTGGAGGCGGCGGCGAACCGGATGCGCGCGCTACGGGACGAACTCTGGGCTCGTCTCGGCGCCGACGTTCCCGGGTTGGCACTTAACGGCCATCGCGAGCTGCGCCTGCCGAACACGCTCAACGTCCGCTTCCCGCGAGCTACCGGAGACGCGGTACTGACCGGCGCGCCGGAGATCGCCGCGTCGACGGGCTCGGCGTGTCACGAGGGCCACGAGAGCGCGTCGGCTGTCATCCTGGCAATGGGTGTTGCCCCCAAGGAGGCGCTCGGCTCGGTGCGGCTCACCCTGGGGCGAAGCACCACGGAGGACGACGTCGCGCGGGCGAGCGAGGCGCTGGTGCGGTCCTGGCGGCGCGTGGCCGGCGAATAGCCACTTTCATACCAAAGCGGCTATTCGCCGCTCCCGCAGCTCCGGGCTCACCCCACCAGCTTCTTGAGCATCGCCATCCCCCGCTCGGCCTCGGCCGGCGTCGCGTCGGCCAGCTCGAGGTACACGCGGCCGCGGGCGTCGTAGAAGCTCTCGGTCTGGACGATCCAGCGCTCCCGCTCGGGCGTGGCCAGCTCGACGTCGGCGGCGAGCTTGTGGAGCGCGGCGCTCACCAGGCGGTGGCTCGTGCCCTTCGGGAGCCGGATCTCGATCTGCGGCTCGGCGGTCCCGTAGCGGCTCTCGCCCTGGCTCACCGTCTTCGTCGTCTGCGTGTTCTGGCTCGTGGTCCGCATCGTCGTCCTCGCGTTCTGTAGGGCGGCTCGTCGCCCGTTGCGAGGGACATACAGGCTTCGGTTCGCGCCCCTAGCAAGGCCAAGAACGTCGGTTTCCGATGTCTTTTCGAGCGGTTGGAATAGGCGCGAGGTTCCGCGCCCTTCGGGCCGCGCAGCCGACGGAGGCCGATGGCCTACATCCGCCGCGTGAGCCCGGCGCGAAGCATCTCGGCCACGAGTGAAGCGGCCAGCTCTTCGTCGGTCTCGCCCTTCACGGCGAGCTCGATCTCCTCGAACTTGCGCGCGTTGGCCACCACCCACTCGATGTACTTCGGCACCGTGAAGTCCTCGACGCCGAACGCGATGTCCTGCATCGCTTTCACGATCTGCAGGGCGGTGCCTTGGAACACGCGCCCGTCTCTCATCACGATCTTCATGCTGCGGTCTCCTTCCGGCGCGCTCGCCAGTTGCCCGAGTCGATGACGGGGCGACCTTCGACCTGCTCGGGCGCGAGGAGGTAGGTCTCGACGGCGGCGCCGTCCTCGAGGGCGATGCGCGTGCGCCGGTAGAAGCGCGGGTGCCCTTCGAGCTGGTCGAGCGCGGCGAGCGTGGCCTCGTCGACCTCATACACCTCGCCGGCCACCGCGTGCTCGCCGCCGCGCACGAGCCCGGGGAACGCGCCGAGGTCGCGCAGCTCGAACGCCGGCTTGGTCCTCGCCTCCGCGACGAGCCGGGCGCCCGTCAGGAGCCGGTGGTTCGGCTCGCCCGCGAGGAGCGTCCCGTAGACGAAGACGCGCGTGGGCGCGCCACGCTGGCCCTTGGGCGTGTTCATGGCTCCACCCCCGCTGCGGTGGCAAGGGGCGCGACGTCGAAGCCCAGGCGGGCGTACGCGCGCCACAGGACGCGGAAGTAGCCGGGCTGCGGCGCCCAGGGCTCGAACCCGTCCTCGGGCTGCAGGTACGTCGTCGCGCGGCGGCGTTGCCCGTGCTCGTCGAGCACCAGCTTCACGACGCGCTCGTAGGCGAATGGGTGGCCCTCGAAGCGATCGAGCGAGCGGAGGTCCGCGTCGTCGAGGCGGTAGAGGAGCCCCTCGACGCGGGCGCCGCGGGCCCGCACGACGCTCGCGACCGCCCCGTCCCAGCGGTGGCTGAAGCCGCCGAAAGCGAGCGCGTAGTTGGGCAGCGCGGCGCGCGCCACGGGCTGCGCGCTCGCGCACCGCGAGCGCATCTGCTCGTCGTCGAGGTTCGAGCCGTACGCGAAGTAGAGCACCTGTCCCATCTTCTCATCTCGCCGCGGGCCGAGGCCCGCCGTAGTCATCCATCGCTTCCGTTGGCGGCCGAATCCAGGGCCGGCGTACCCGGCCCCGCGCCCCTCACGCTGCTGCTCGGGCATCGCCCACCTCCTCGCTCGCCGGGGCGCTCGCGGCCGGGCGGCGGTCGCGGCGCTCGCCCTTCCAAGCCGCCGAGCCCGCGAGCTTCTTGGTGAGGTGCAGGCGCGCGGTCTTGAACTCGTCGCCGATGAGCCCGAGGTGCAGGAGCACCACCCGGAAGTCGTACTTGGCGGTCGCGGGGTTGAACTCGCGGCGCTTGCTCGACGCGGCCTTCGAGCCGAGGGCCTTGGCCGCCATCGCGAGCGCCAGCTGCACGTAGGCCTTCACCTCGCCCGCGTGCAGCGTCCCGTTGAAGTAGCGCAGCTCGATCGTGCCGCGGAAGAAGAGGCTGTTGAGGTTGAGCCCGTGGTAGCGCGAGGAGTCGTAGCGCTGCGGGCTGGTGTTTCGGTACCCGTACCAGGCGTCGCTCACCTCCTGCATCGTCCTGGGGCGGCGCGCTTCGATGCGCTGGATGAACCCCGAGTCGATCGGGCGGCAGTAGCGCGCGAGGCGCGTCTCGCTGACCCCGAGCGCGTGCTCGAGGAGGCGCTCCTGCTTGTGCACCAGCTTCACCAGGTTCGTGACGCTCTTGGCGTCGAAGCGGCTGCCGTCGATGTGGATGTGGATGCCCGTCGAGGTGTCCGCCTTCGCGCCCGCGGTGCGCACCGCCCGGACGACGTTCTGCAGCTCGTCGATGTCGTCGTAGCCGAGGACCGGCGAGACGATCTCGCCGCTGTTCTCGCCGCCGCTCAGCGAGCCGTCCGGGACCACCTGCCAGCGGCGCCCGCGCGCGTCGGTGATGCGCCAGCTGCGGTACTCGTCGGCGACCGTGCCCCCGACCACGCTGTGGATGGCGCGGGCGAGCTTCTCGCGGCTCAGGCCCACCGTCTCGATCTCGATCCCGAATCGCAGCGTCTTCATCGTCGTCGTCCTCGCGTTTCGCGCGGGGCCCAGTGCCCGTCGCGTGAGGACATACAGGCTTCCGTTCGCGCCCCTAGCAAGGCAGAACACGGCGCTTTCTGATGTATTTTCAGGCACTTGGAATAGCCGCGACCTTCCGCGGACTTGGGGGCGTCGCGGACTCGGTGCCGCCGCGACGCCCCCCGGATCTCGGTGCCCTTCACGCGCTGGCTGCGCCCGCATTCGTGAAGAGCGCTGCGGCCTCCTCGGCGCCCAGGTGCGAGAGGTAGTGGCCGAGCGCGCGGCGGAAGAACTCCATGCGGTTCTTGATGCCGCGCGTGCGCCACGCCTCGTCCATGCGCTCGACGACCTCGGCCTCGAGTCGCAGCGGGAGGATCTTCACGTCGACGGGCTCGCCGTTGC encodes:
- a CDS encoding cysteine desulfurase, with amino-acid sequence MNPSDPIYLDHNATTPLLPEVVEAMLPYLREHFGNPSSGHVYGARARSALAHAREQVAALLGCDPDEVLFTSGGTEANNLAIRGVGEALEARSHIVTTAIEHPATARPCAWLEKHERSVTRVGVDAEGRASVNQAREAIDGDTALVTVMHSNNETGVLQPVRELAGLAHGAGALLHTDAAQSLGKVPVNVRDLDVDLLSVAGHKLYAPKGVGALYVKRGTPLVPFVLGASHERGLRPGTENVASIVGLGAACAAVGRDLEAAANRMRALRDELWARLGADVPGLALNGHRELRLPNTLNVRFPRATGDAVLTGAPEIAASTGSACHEGHESASAVILAMGVAPKEALGSVRLTLGRSTTEDDVARASEALVRSWRRVAGE
- a CDS encoding gamma-glutamylcyclotransferase, with amino-acid sequence MNTPKGQRGAPTRVFVYGTLLAGEPNHRLLTGARLVAEARTKPAFELRDLGAFPGLVRGGEHAVAGEVYEVDEATLAALDQLEGHPRFYRRTRIALEDGAAVETYLLAPEQVEGRPVIDSGNWRARRKETAA
- a CDS encoding gamma-glutamylcyclotransferase, which encodes MLYFAYGSNLDDEQMRSRCASAQPVARAALPNYALAFGGFSHRWDGAVASVVRARGARVEGLLYRLDDADLRSLDRFEGHPFAYERVVKLVLDEHGQRRRATTYLQPEDGFEPWAPQPGYFRVLWRAYARLGFDVAPLATAAGVEP
- a CDS encoding amidoligase family protein — encoded protein: MKTLRFGIEIETVGLSREKLARAIHSVVGGTVADEYRSWRITDARGRRWQVVPDGSLSGGENSGEIVSPVLGYDDIDELQNVVRAVRTAGAKADTSTGIHIHIDGSRFDAKSVTNLVKLVHKQERLLEHALGVSETRLARYCRPIDSGFIQRIEARRPRTMQEVSDAWYGYRNTSPQRYDSSRYHGLNLNSLFFRGTIELRYFNGTLHAGEVKAYVQLALAMAAKALGSKAASSKRREFNPATAKYDFRVVLLHLGLIGDEFKTARLHLTKKLAGSAAWKGERRDRRPAASAPASEEVGDARAAA